One window of Candidatus Hydrogenedentota bacterium genomic DNA carries:
- a CDS encoding V-type ATP synthase subunit B, whose protein sequence is RKGGEKFAVIFAAMGITFEESEFFQADFRRTGAIERAVLFINLADDPPIERIAIPRIALTTAEYLAYEKGMHVLVILTDLTNYCEALREISSARKEVPGRRGYPGYLYTDLSTIYERAGRIKGKEGSITQIPVLSMPEDDKTHPIPDLTGYITEGQIIINRSLHAQGIYPPVDVLPSLSRLKDKGVGEGKTREDHANVMNQLYSAYARGKNAKELAVVLGESALSDIDLLYVKFADAFEDRFIRQGEDENRTIEDSLQIGWDLLALLPRTELKRVRDEYIEKYLPKQENA, encoded by the coding sequence CGCAAGGGCGGCGAGAAGTTCGCCGTGATCTTCGCCGCCATGGGCATCACCTTCGAGGAGTCCGAGTTCTTCCAGGCCGACTTCCGCCGCACCGGCGCCATCGAGCGCGCCGTGCTCTTCATCAACCTGGCCGACGACCCGCCCATCGAGCGCATCGCCATCCCGCGCATCGCCCTCACCACGGCCGAGTACCTGGCCTACGAGAAGGGCATGCACGTCCTCGTCATCCTCACCGACCTCACCAACTACTGCGAGGCCCTGCGCGAGATTTCCTCCGCCCGCAAGGAGGTCCCCGGACGCCGCGGATACCCCGGCTACCTCTACACCGACCTCTCGACCATCTACGAGCGCGCCGGACGCATCAAGGGCAAGGAGGGCTCCATCACCCAGATCCCCGTGCTCTCCATGCCCGAGGACGACAAGACCCACCCGATCCCCGACCTCACCGGGTACATCACCGAGGGCCAGATCATCATCAACCGGTCCCTCCACGCCCAGGGCATCTATCCGCCCGTGGACGTCCTCCCCTCCCTCTCCCGCCTCAAGGACAAGGGCGTCGGCGAGGGCAAGACCCGCGAGGACCACGCCAACGTCATGAACCAGCTCTACTCGGCCTACGCCCGCGGCAAGAACGCCAAGGAGCTGGCCGTCGTGCTCGGCGAGTCCGCCCTCAGCGACATTGACCTGCTCTACGTGAAGTTCGCCGACGCCTTCGAGGACCGCTTCATCCGCCAGGGCGAGGACGAGAACCGCACCATCGAGGACAGCCTCCAGATCGGATGGGACCTCCTGGCCCTGCTGCCCCGGACCGAGCTCAAGCGCGTCCGCGACGAGTACATCGAGAAATATCTGCCGAAACAAGAGAACGCGTGA